From Cellulomonas oligotrophica, a single genomic window includes:
- a CDS encoding 6-phosphofructokinase: MRVGLLTGGGDVPGLNAAIRAVVKRGEGDHGHSIIGFRNGWKGVVDGDVMPLTRQHIRNVLATGGTLLGTARYHPHADDGGMDAVLATLEAERIEALICIGGDGTLKAASRIAEAGVRIVGIPKTIDNDVWGTDRSIGFDTAVTIATEAIDRIHTTAESHNRVMVVEVMGRSAGWIAVTSGIAGGAELVLAPEAPFDITRVEKFLKHRHRAHASFSIVVVAEGAVPAEGTAMHYETQVGQFGEIVAGAIGERLKGEIERRTGFDTRVTVLGHTQRGGTPTAADRILASRFGVAAIDAINAGRSDVMTAIRGERIELVELQEVAGKVQHVPDDLLMVAGALA; the protein is encoded by the coding sequence GTGCGAGTCGGACTGCTCACCGGCGGCGGCGACGTCCCGGGACTGAACGCCGCGATCCGTGCCGTCGTCAAGCGGGGCGAGGGCGACCACGGGCACTCGATCATCGGGTTCCGCAACGGCTGGAAGGGCGTCGTCGACGGCGACGTCATGCCGCTCACGCGCCAGCACATCCGCAACGTGCTGGCCACGGGCGGGACGCTGCTCGGCACCGCCCGGTACCACCCCCACGCGGACGACGGCGGCATGGACGCCGTGCTGGCGACCCTCGAGGCCGAGCGCATCGAGGCCCTCATCTGCATCGGCGGCGACGGCACGCTCAAGGCGGCCAGCCGCATCGCCGAGGCCGGCGTCCGGATCGTCGGCATCCCCAAGACGATCGACAACGACGTGTGGGGCACGGACCGCTCCATCGGCTTCGACACCGCGGTGACCATCGCGACCGAGGCCATCGACCGGATCCACACGACGGCCGAGTCGCACAACCGCGTCATGGTCGTCGAGGTCATGGGCCGCAGCGCCGGCTGGATCGCGGTCACGTCGGGCATCGCCGGCGGCGCGGAGCTCGTGCTCGCGCCCGAGGCGCCGTTCGACATCACCCGCGTGGAGAAGTTCCTCAAGCACCGGCACCGTGCGCACGCGAGCTTCTCGATCGTCGTCGTCGCCGAGGGTGCGGTGCCCGCGGAGGGCACGGCCATGCACTACGAGACCCAGGTCGGTCAGTTCGGCGAGATCGTCGCCGGGGCGATCGGCGAGCGGCTCAAGGGCGAGATCGAGCGGCGCACCGGCTTCGACACCCGCGTCACCGTCCTCGGGCACACCCAGCGCGGCGGCACGCCCACCGCGGCGGACCGCATCCTGGCGTCCCGGTTCGGGGTCGCGGCGATCGACGCGATCAACGCCGGCCGGTCCGACGTGATGACCGCGATCCGTGGCGAGCGGATCGAGCTCGTCGAGCTGCAGGAGGTCGCCGGGAAGGTGCAGCACGTGCCCGACGACCTGCTCATGGTGGCCGGTGCGCTCGCCTGA
- a CDS encoding ABC transporter ATP-binding protein — MTTQTTPLLSIRDLEVTFRTDAGPTVAVRGVSFDVHAGETVAVVGESGSGKSTSAAAVMGLLADNGRVTGGQITFDGQDLTTLSPAAMHRLRGSQIGLVPQDPMSNLNPVRRVGRQVDEALVDNGVLSGRGVRARTVELLGEAGLPDAERRAQQYPHEFSGGMRQRALIAMGLAARPQLLVADEPTSALDVTVQRTILDNLTALTDRLGIAVLLITHDLGLAAERADRVVVMYRGEVVEQGPARTLLSDPQHEYTRRLIAAAPSLASRRIDLAHAGTPVQASTAAVPVQAGAGTELPATGAAPTEPAAAGGTAGDHIVEVEHISKVFRLRGRGLLGRGTDLRAVDDVSFVVPRGTTVAVVGESGSGKSTVARMMLGLLEPTSGTIRFDGEDVAGRDRAGELALRRRVQPIFQDPYASLDPLFTIYRTIEEPLRAHGLGDHAARRTRVRELLEQVALPAELLRRYPAELSGGQRQRVAIARALALEPELVVCDEAVSALDVIVQAQILGLLADLQDRLGLSYLFISHDLAVVRQIADHVVVMQQGAVVEQGSADDVFDRPATDYTRMLIDAIPGRGLELGRSA; from the coding sequence GTGACCACGCAGACCACGCCCTTGCTGAGCATCCGTGACCTCGAGGTCACCTTCCGCACCGACGCCGGCCCGACCGTCGCCGTGCGCGGCGTCTCGTTCGACGTGCACGCCGGCGAGACCGTCGCCGTCGTGGGGGAGTCCGGGTCGGGCAAGTCCACCTCCGCCGCGGCCGTCATGGGCCTGCTCGCCGACAACGGCCGGGTCACGGGCGGGCAGATCACCTTCGACGGCCAGGACCTGACGACGCTGTCGCCCGCGGCCATGCACCGGCTGCGCGGGTCGCAGATCGGCCTCGTGCCGCAGGACCCCATGTCGAACCTCAACCCCGTGCGCCGCGTCGGGCGCCAGGTCGACGAGGCGCTCGTCGACAACGGGGTGCTCAGCGGCCGGGGCGTGCGCGCGCGCACCGTCGAGCTGCTCGGCGAGGCGGGGCTGCCCGACGCCGAGCGCCGGGCCCAGCAGTACCCCCACGAGTTCTCCGGCGGCATGCGCCAGCGGGCCCTCATCGCCATGGGCCTGGCCGCGCGCCCGCAGCTGCTGGTCGCGGACGAGCCCACGTCGGCGCTCGACGTGACCGTGCAGCGCACGATCCTGGACAACCTCACCGCGCTGACCGACCGGCTCGGCATCGCGGTGCTGCTCATCACGCACGACCTCGGCCTGGCCGCCGAGCGGGCCGACCGCGTCGTCGTCATGTACCGCGGCGAGGTCGTCGAGCAGGGGCCGGCACGCACGCTGCTGAGCGACCCGCAGCACGAGTACACGCGCCGCCTCATCGCGGCTGCTCCGTCGCTGGCGTCCCGACGGATCGACCTCGCGCACGCGGGGACGCCCGTGCAGGCGTCGACCGCCGCGGTCCCGGTCCAGGCGGGCGCCGGGACCGAGCTGCCGGCGACCGGGGCAGCGCCGACCGAGCCGGCCGCGGCCGGGGGCACGGCTGGCGACCACATCGTCGAGGTCGAGCACATCAGCAAGGTGTTCCGCCTGCGCGGGCGCGGCCTGCTCGGGCGCGGCACCGACCTGCGCGCGGTCGACGACGTGAGCTTCGTCGTCCCGCGCGGCACGACCGTCGCGGTCGTGGGGGAGTCGGGCTCGGGCAAGTCCACCGTGGCGCGCATGATGCTCGGGCTGCTCGAGCCGACGTCCGGGACGATCCGCTTCGACGGCGAGGACGTCGCAGGCCGCGACCGCGCGGGCGAGCTCGCGCTGCGCCGCCGCGTGCAGCCGATCTTCCAGGACCCGTACGCCTCGCTCGACCCGCTGTTCACGATCTACCGGACGATCGAGGAGCCGCTGCGCGCCCACGGGCTCGGCGACCACGCCGCGCGCCGGACGCGTGTGCGCGAGCTCCTCGAGCAGGTCGCGCTCCCGGCCGAGCTGCTGCGCCGGTACCCCGCCGAGCTGTCCGGCGGGCAGCGTCAGCGGGTCGCGATCGCGCGCGCCCTGGCGCTGGAGCCCGAGCTGGTCGTGTGCGACGAGGCCGTCTCGGCGCTCGACGTGATCGTCCAGGCGCAGATCCTGGGCCTGCTCGCCGACCTCCAGGACCGGCTCGGCCTGTCGTACCTGTTCATCAGCCACGACCTGGCGGTCGTGCGGCAGATCGCCGACCACGTGGTGGTGATGCAGCAGGGGGCGGTCGTCGAGCAGGGCTCGGCGGACGACGTCTTCGACCGGCCGGCCACCGACTACACCCGCATGCTGATCGACGCGATCCCCGGGCGCGGGCTGGAGCTGGGCCGGTCCGCCTGA
- a CDS encoding ABC transporter permease — translation MSAPEVYEVPQDTPGSPGDGLAEDRRAGEALWRVAARRLVRNPGALVGAAIVLVFVLVALLAPVLAPYAPGELPGRADVRPTFIPGPSPEHPLGLDRYGADLLSQLIWGARASLLIGVLSTLLGLAGGMVVGLLAGAFGGWVDSAAMRLVDLMLAVPSLLLAVSIAAVAGPSPSSVVLAIGVVQVPVFARLLRGSMLAQRGQDYVLAARSLGLSRRTVTMSHILPNSVSPVIVQATLLLATAVIEAAALSFLGLGGGSPTTAEWGRMLVAAQNELEIAPRLALWPGVCISVTALGFTLFGEALREALDPRSRRR, via the coding sequence GGCTCGCCCGGGGACGGCCTCGCGGAGGACCGCCGCGCGGGCGAGGCCCTGTGGCGCGTCGCGGCGCGGCGCCTGGTCCGCAACCCCGGCGCCCTGGTCGGCGCCGCGATCGTCCTGGTGTTCGTGCTCGTCGCGCTGCTCGCGCCCGTGCTGGCCCCCTACGCCCCGGGCGAGCTGCCGGGACGGGCCGACGTGCGTCCCACGTTCATCCCCGGCCCGTCGCCCGAGCACCCCCTCGGGCTCGACCGCTACGGCGCCGACCTGCTGTCCCAGCTGATCTGGGGGGCGCGGGCCTCGCTGCTCATCGGCGTCCTGTCCACGCTGCTCGGGCTGGCCGGCGGCATGGTCGTCGGCCTGCTCGCCGGTGCGTTCGGCGGCTGGGTCGACTCGGCCGCGATGCGCCTGGTCGACCTCATGCTCGCCGTCCCCAGCCTGCTGCTCGCGGTCTCGATCGCCGCCGTCGCCGGACCCTCGCCCTCGTCGGTCGTGCTCGCCATCGGCGTCGTGCAGGTCCCCGTCTTCGCCCGGCTCCTGCGCGGGTCGATGCTCGCGCAGCGCGGCCAGGACTACGTGCTGGCCGCCCGGTCGCTCGGCCTGTCGCGGCGCACCGTGACGATGAGCCACATCCTGCCCAACTCGGTCTCGCCGGTGATCGTCCAGGCGACGCTCCTGCTCGCGACCGCCGTCATCGAGGCCGCCGCGCTGTCGTTCCTCGGCCTGGGCGGCGGGTCGCCGACCACCGCCGAGTGGGGCCGCATGCTGGTCGCCGCGCAGAACGAGCTCGAGATCGCGCCGCGCCTGGCCCTGTGGCCCGGCGTCTGCATCTCCGTCACGGCCCTCGGCTTCACCCTGTTCGGCGAGGCGCTGCGCGAGGCCCTCGACCCCCGCTCCCGGAGGCGCTGA